In Anopheles gambiae chromosome 2, idAnoGambNW_F1_1, whole genome shotgun sequence, a single window of DNA contains:
- the LOC1281645 gene encoding adipokinetic hormone/corazonin-related peptide receptor variant I isoform X1 produces MYLAAGLLNIMDISLQHEYLQEYLQSAAAMANFSGANPYGLGGFGGLAPNGTGLLGGLDKNGTEVTITAPGHTDSTVAVIIVYCVLFVIAAGGNLSVVITLFRSRRHRRSRVSLMICHLAVADLMVAFIMIPLEVGWRITVQWHAGNVACKVFLFMRAFCLYLSSNVLVCVSLDRCFAVIYPLRVSAARKRGKIMLGGAWFIAFVNAMPQSIIFRVQQHPQVPGFTQCVTFGFFATPGLETAYNLFCVIAMYFLPLMIISGAYTVILCEISNRSREKETSDSNSTGTMRLRCNDLTHIERARQRTLRLTITIVVVFVWCWTPYVVMTLWYMFDRESAAKVDVAVQDGLFLMAVSNSCMNPLVYGSYAMKCRLPCRRRNTLGGAQTPNAAQRRSTDAVSGIIGPHSDRLTGRDNKDELLVADHRSITMNHLNQNGTIALLQPTASLLRSTGGGTGAGAGAAGPGTSGVIAGGSGLATTATTRFYNRLSSGNNTANNTANNNGNYHNNTAKHTSATGSKTGPSVSGLLGIHRKGGGKEHNARPGGYWAGGSGKGCQPSYSEFAMLADEHSLMLSRPSFYSDPTPHELDSSVECGLTRSLDTGGWR; encoded by the exons ATGTACCTGGCAGCCGGATTACTCAACATCATGGATATCTCCCTCCAGCATGAATATCTGCAGGAGTATCTTCAAAGTGCGGCCGCGATGGCCAACTTTTCCGGCGCCAACCCGTACGGGCTGGGCGGGTTCGGGGGGCTCGCACCGAACGGTACCGGACTGCTCGGCGGGCTGGACAAGAATGGCACCGAAGTCACCATCACAGCGCCAG GGCACACCGACTCCACCGTGGCCGTGATCATCGTGTACTGCGTCCTATTTGTGATAGCGGCCGGCGGCAATCTGTCGGTTGTCATAACACTGTTCCGCTCCAGGCGCCATCGCCGGTCCCGCGTCAGCCTCATGATCTGCCATCTGGCCGTGGCCGATCTGATGGTTGCGTTCATCATGATTCCACTGGAG GTGGGATGGCGCATCACGGTGCAGTGGCACGCCGGGAACGTCGCGTGCAAGGTGTTCCTGTTTATGCGCGCCTTCTGTCTGTATCTGAGCTCGAACGTGCTGGTGTGCGTGTCGCTCGACCGCTGCTTTGCTGTGATATATCCGTTGCGCGTGTCGGCCGCCCGGAAGCGGGGCAAAATCATGCTCGGAGGCGCTTGGTTCATCGCGTTCGTCAACGCGATGCCACAG AGTATCATTTTCCGCGTGCAGCAACATCCACAGGTGCCGGGGTTTACGCAGTGCGTCACCTTCGGCTTCTTCGCTACGCCAGGGCTCGAGACGGCCTACAACCTGTTCTGCGTGATAGCCATGTACTTCCTGCCGCTGATGATCATCAGTGGCGCCTACACTGTGATCCTGTGCGAAATCTCCAACCGGTCGCGGGAGAAGG AGACGAGCGATTCCAACTCCACCGGAACGATGCGGCTGCGATGTAACGACCTAACGCACATCGAACGCGCCCGGCAGCGCACCTTGCGCCTTACCATCACGATTGTGGTCGTGTTCGTTTGGTGCTGGACGCCGTACGTCGTGATGACCCTCTG GTACATGTTCGACCGGGAAAGCGCCGCCAAGGTGGACGTGGCCGTCCAGGACGGGTTGTTTTTGATGGCCGTCTCGAACTCGTGCATGAACCCGCTAGTGTACGGTTCGTACGCGATGAAGTGTCGGCTACCCTGTCGACGCCGCAACACGCTCGGTGGCGCCCAAACACCCAATGCAGCCCAGCGACGCTCCACAG ATGCCGTCTCGGGAATCATTGGACCGCACTCGGACCGTCTGACCGGCCGGGACAATAAGGATGAGCTGCTGGTAGCGGACCATCGGAGCATAACGATGAACCACCTCAACCAAAACGGTACCATTGCCCTGCTACAACCGACAG CATCCCTGCTGCGTTCGACGGGCGGTGGGACGGGCGCCGGTGCGGGTGCAGCCGGTCCCGGCACTAGCGGGGTAATTGCCGGTGGCTCCGGCCTGGCTACGACGGCAACGACCCGCTTCTACAATCGGCTCAGCAGTGGCAACAACACTGCCAACAACACcgccaacaacaacggcaactATCACAACAACACGGCAAAGCACACGTCAGCGACAGGAAGCAAAACAGGACCATCGGTGAGCGGTTTACTGGGAATCCATCGCAAGGGTGGCGGAAAAGAG CACAACGCGCGGCCCGGTGGCTACTGGGCTGGCGGCAGTGGAAAGGGATGCCAGCCGAGCTACAGCGAGTTCGCAATGCTGGCCGATGAGCATTCGCTGATGCTGTCCCGACCGTCCTTCTACTCCGATCCGACACCGCACGAGCTCGACTCCTCGGTGGAGTGTGGACTGACCCGCAGCCTGGACACGGGCGGCTGGCGATGA
- the LOC1281645 gene encoding adipokinetic hormone/corazonin-related peptide receptor variant I isoform X2, with product MYLAAGLLNIMDISLQHEYLQEYLQSAAAMANFSGANPYGLGGFGGLAPNGTGLLGGLDKNGTEVTITAPGHTDSTVAVIIVYCVLFVIAAGGNLSVVITLFRSRRHRRSRVSLMICHLAVADLMVAFIMIPLEVGWRITVQWHAGNVACKVFLFMRAFCLYLSSNVLVCVSLDRCFAVIYPLRVSAARKRGKIMLGGAWFIAFVNAMPQSIIFRVQQHPQVPGFTQCVTFGFFATPGLETAYNLFCVIAMYFLPLMIISGAYTVILCEISNRSREKETSDSNSTGTMRLRCNDLTHIERARQRTLRLTITIVVVFVWCWTPYVVMTLWYMFDRESAAKVDVAVQDGLFLMAVSNSCMNPLVYGSYAMKCRLPCRRRNTLGGAQTPNAAQRRSTASLLRSTGGGTGAGAGAAGPGTSGVIAGGSGLATTATTRFYNRLSSGNNTANNTANNNGNYHNNTAKHTSATGSKTGPSVSGLLGIHRKGGGKEHNARPGGYWAGGSGKGCQPSYSEFAMLADEHSLMLSRPSFYSDPTPHELDSSVECGLTRSLDTGGWR from the exons ATGTACCTGGCAGCCGGATTACTCAACATCATGGATATCTCCCTCCAGCATGAATATCTGCAGGAGTATCTTCAAAGTGCGGCCGCGATGGCCAACTTTTCCGGCGCCAACCCGTACGGGCTGGGCGGGTTCGGGGGGCTCGCACCGAACGGTACCGGACTGCTCGGCGGGCTGGACAAGAATGGCACCGAAGTCACCATCACAGCGCCAG GGCACACCGACTCCACCGTGGCCGTGATCATCGTGTACTGCGTCCTATTTGTGATAGCGGCCGGCGGCAATCTGTCGGTTGTCATAACACTGTTCCGCTCCAGGCGCCATCGCCGGTCCCGCGTCAGCCTCATGATCTGCCATCTGGCCGTGGCCGATCTGATGGTTGCGTTCATCATGATTCCACTGGAG GTGGGATGGCGCATCACGGTGCAGTGGCACGCCGGGAACGTCGCGTGCAAGGTGTTCCTGTTTATGCGCGCCTTCTGTCTGTATCTGAGCTCGAACGTGCTGGTGTGCGTGTCGCTCGACCGCTGCTTTGCTGTGATATATCCGTTGCGCGTGTCGGCCGCCCGGAAGCGGGGCAAAATCATGCTCGGAGGCGCTTGGTTCATCGCGTTCGTCAACGCGATGCCACAG AGTATCATTTTCCGCGTGCAGCAACATCCACAGGTGCCGGGGTTTACGCAGTGCGTCACCTTCGGCTTCTTCGCTACGCCAGGGCTCGAGACGGCCTACAACCTGTTCTGCGTGATAGCCATGTACTTCCTGCCGCTGATGATCATCAGTGGCGCCTACACTGTGATCCTGTGCGAAATCTCCAACCGGTCGCGGGAGAAGG AGACGAGCGATTCCAACTCCACCGGAACGATGCGGCTGCGATGTAACGACCTAACGCACATCGAACGCGCCCGGCAGCGCACCTTGCGCCTTACCATCACGATTGTGGTCGTGTTCGTTTGGTGCTGGACGCCGTACGTCGTGATGACCCTCTG GTACATGTTCGACCGGGAAAGCGCCGCCAAGGTGGACGTGGCCGTCCAGGACGGGTTGTTTTTGATGGCCGTCTCGAACTCGTGCATGAACCCGCTAGTGTACGGTTCGTACGCGATGAAGTGTCGGCTACCCTGTCGACGCCGCAACACGCTCGGTGGCGCCCAAACACCCAATGCAGCCCAGCGACGCTCCACAG CATCCCTGCTGCGTTCGACGGGCGGTGGGACGGGCGCCGGTGCGGGTGCAGCCGGTCCCGGCACTAGCGGGGTAATTGCCGGTGGCTCCGGCCTGGCTACGACGGCAACGACCCGCTTCTACAATCGGCTCAGCAGTGGCAACAACACTGCCAACAACACcgccaacaacaacggcaactATCACAACAACACGGCAAAGCACACGTCAGCGACAGGAAGCAAAACAGGACCATCGGTGAGCGGTTTACTGGGAATCCATCGCAAGGGTGGCGGAAAAGAG CACAACGCGCGGCCCGGTGGCTACTGGGCTGGCGGCAGTGGAAAGGGATGCCAGCCGAGCTACAGCGAGTTCGCAATGCTGGCCGATGAGCATTCGCTGATGCTGTCCCGACCGTCCTTCTACTCCGATCCGACACCGCACGAGCTCGACTCCTCGGTGGAGTGTGGACTGACCCGCAGCCTGGACACGGGCGGCTGGCGATGA